A single region of the Pontibacter kalidii genome encodes:
- a CDS encoding ISAon1 family transposase, producing the protein MDNTPVSCRQLASYFHLDGKQLQEQYKEHISHFHQWEQREHASDWMRFPQNVGQELSIDETALSNGELYTILTNKAAKGRKGALVAMVRGTQAEDIITVLEGIPQTARAKVREVTLDMAKAVRGCFPKACRVIDRFHVQKLAYEAVQELRIKYRWQALDEENQRLEQAKRSRQRFDAEVLSNGDTLKQLLARSRYLLFKHRSRWSASQKERADMLFYRYPLLGRAYDLAMELGQIFTYCKSKQQAFKRLAIWYNEVEASGIDSFRTVARSVQNHYEHILNFFNNRSTNASAESFNAKVKAFRATFRGVRDTTFFLFRLANIYA; encoded by the coding sequence CAACTGGCCAGCTACTTCCACCTGGACGGCAAACAGCTCCAGGAGCAGTACAAGGAGCACATCAGCCACTTTCACCAATGGGAGCAGCGGGAGCACGCCTCCGACTGGATGCGCTTTCCCCAGAACGTTGGCCAAGAGCTGAGCATTGATGAGACAGCCCTCTCCAATGGAGAGCTCTACACCATCCTGACCAACAAAGCCGCTAAAGGCAGAAAAGGCGCGCTGGTGGCGATGGTCAGGGGCACACAGGCAGAAGACATTATCACAGTGCTGGAAGGCATACCCCAGACGGCCAGAGCCAAAGTCCGGGAGGTGACCCTGGACATGGCCAAGGCTGTGAGAGGCTGCTTTCCCAAAGCTTGCCGGGTCATTGACCGTTTCCATGTCCAGAAGCTGGCTTATGAAGCGGTGCAGGAGCTTCGTATCAAGTACCGCTGGCAAGCCCTGGATGAGGAAAACCAGCGGTTAGAGCAGGCGAAAAGGAGCAGGCAGCGTTTTGACGCGGAAGTACTATCTAACGGGGACACGTTGAAGCAGCTGCTGGCCCGCAGCCGCTACCTGCTCTTCAAGCACCGAAGCAGATGGAGCGCCTCCCAAAAGGAAAGAGCCGATATGCTCTTCTACAGGTATCCGCTGCTGGGCAGGGCCTATGACCTGGCCATGGAGCTGGGCCAGATCTTTACCTATTGCAAAAGCAAGCAGCAGGCATTCAAGCGCCTGGCCATCTGGTACAATGAAGTGGAGGCCTCCGGTATAGACTCCTTTCGCACGGTGGCCCGGTCGGTACAGAATCATTATGAGCACATCCTCAATTTCTTCAATAACCGCAGCACCAATGCCTCGGCCGAATCCTTCAATGCTAAGGTAAAAGCCTTCAGAGCCACCTTCAGGGGAGTCAGAGATACAACGTTTTTCCTCTTCCGACTAGCCAACATCTATGCCTGA